The Mustela nigripes isolate SB6536 chromosome 6, MUSNIG.SB6536, whole genome shotgun sequence DNA window atgttctcctctaagattttgatagattccggCCTCACATTggggcctttcatccattttgagtttatctctgtgtgtggtgtaagaaaatggtcgagtttcattctacaATACTGTCCAGTTGGACAGCCATGTGTaacttcttttcatttcagaATTTCACGTGTCTTCCTCGTATCTGTCTTATGTATCCTTGCGAAGAACCAGCTCTTGCTTTGGTTTGTCTGTGCTTGCCGCGCTCTCTTTCCCATGTGTCCGGGGCTGCTTCTGGGTGGACCAGCAGGGGGTCGGAGCCCTGCACCCGTGGTGGGCTAGCAGCCGGGCCTGCTGGGGCGCGTCTGCCCTGTCTCCAAGCTCCGGCTTAGCAGCTTCCGATCTGACACGGAGCATTTCATCCTTGTTTGGTTCTAGGGATGTGCACGCCTCCCGTTTGCCTCTCCAGACCCGCTCCCCACGCAGCGCCTGCCTGTCGGTGCCAGAGGCAGCACGCGTGCCCGTGCGGGCTGGAGACGGGTTGTTAGCAAGTGGTTAGTGTGTCCGTCCCCTGACTCTGAGCCCTGCGGGGTGCTGGGACGGGGGCTCGGTCCTCTCTCACGGCCACGTCCTTCCTGCCCTGGTCCTCACTGGTCGCTGCCGCACCGCTGGGTTTCCTCCAGTCCCTCCTCGTGGCTAACCCTGGGTTTCTCGTCAGGAACCTGATGATACAGACCCatgggattatttttaaaaccttccatttgttgttttctaatgttatttttaGAGTCAGAACGTACAGCTTGTGTATATTTTTTGGAATTTACCTAGGCTATTTTGTAGCTTGGTAGATGGTCAGTTTCTGTTAACATTCcaccaaatatataaaagaacaaatgttgtctgttttattttgcatGCAGGGTTCTGTAGATGAAACATACTAACTTCATCTGAttttaaatgtggttttattaTCACTCGGGGCTGCGGAGGCCTGTGACCAGGAGACAGCCGCCCTAGCTCATCCCTCACAGCCCCAGGAAGGGGCGGAGGGCAGGCCATGCCCAGGCTGGGGGCCGCTGGGGGAAGCACGAGGAGGCAGAGCGGGAGGAGACGAGGGTGTCCGCGGGAAGGAACGGACAAGGCAGGGGAACAGGCCGAGGACTGGCTCGCGTGAATACCGTCCGCGGGCTCGGGGCTCCCCTGGCTGTGAGGCACctgccctggggggtgggggcgggggagggaggcccTGAGGCTGGGAGCCCCACAGAGAGGGTGGGCGACCAGGGCCCCGGGTCAGCCAGCTTGCATGCTTATCCTACAATGTAGTaactaggttttgtttgtttgtttgtttgtttgtttgtagcaTCTTGTTCTGTGACTGTTGTCAGAGACACAGGTTTTCTGTAGTCGCGGGCACAGTCACAACGTGGAACCGTCTCCTCCCCAAGGCCCTGGCCTCTTCCGGTCTTGGCTTCCTGCACAGAGCTGTGTAAAGGCTCCCAGTTTTGCAATGAACTTCAGTTTTTGTATCTTTAAACACCCAGGAGGGGCAAACCACTAAGGAAGGGCTAGCTCGGGGGTCGCCAAATCCAGGCCTGGAGCTAAGAATGGTTTCGAGAGACAGAGTCAAAGTCCGAGGGGGTGTGTGGCCCCTGTGCCTAGCATCTGGCCTTCCTCGGGGAGGCTGCCCGTGGGGTTGTCTGCGGTTATGGAAATCAAGTGAAGAGTCGTCTCTTTTGGCAGATAAATTTCAATCTGattctgctcctcctgctggaGATCTTCATGGCGGCCACAGTGATCATCTCAGCACGGTCCAGCGAGGCGCCCCGTAAGCAGAAGGTGGGTCCGGCCCCGGGCTGCGCAGGACCCCAGCTGGCGCCCCGGAGCACAGGTCGGCGGGACGGAAGCCTGCCCCTGGGCGCCCCACACAGCCCTGCGTCTCCAGGGAGTCTGGAGGCTCAGGGCTGCAGGGAACACAGTGGAAGGTGCGATGCGACCTCCCGCCTCCGTGTGGTTCTGGTCCAGGCCAAACGTGTTTTTCCTCTCAGGGTCCCATGCCGGATGGCACCAACATGCTGTACGAAGTGCCCTTTCCTGCCCGGGTCCTGAAGTCCTATTCGGTGAGATGAACTTCCCTTTCTGCCCGAGGATTGATTTACGTGGGGAGGGTCATGTGACACAGAGTCCTGAGTGCTCCCCTGTTCTCTGGGGTGGTCCTCAGGTTCACCCACTTCCTCTCACAAGGATCCTGGTTGGAAGCGGGTGACGTGGCCACCCTCTCTGGTCACCTGTTTCCGACTTGGGTGTTTCCCACTTGTTCTGAGAACCCCCCGTTCTGAGTGTGGCCTTCCCCGTTTCTGTAGCTCCCCGCCGCGGTGTCTGGAGCTTGTGTCCCTGGACACGTGCAGGTTTCCTTCTGTCATCACTTAGCAAGTCCCCCGCCAGCACTCGCCATAAAGCCTGTGCTGACCGGGTCAGTGGCCCGGCTCTCCCGCCATCGGCCCTGTGGGCTGTGCCCTTTTGCCCCGACGTTCAGCCCCACTTGTGTTTGGGGGTGCTTCTGGCACTGTGTGGGACTGCCGTCCTCTCCGTGGCCTCGTGGACGCCGTCGCTCGTGGGCAGCCGCGTCGCCATGTGGCCACGTGTGCCGAGTTTTGTCGCCTCTCAGTTTTCTCGCTGCTCTGCCTGCCGGGCCTGCCCCGCCGGCCTTGGACGGGTGGGAGTGTtgtcctttcttctgcttttttccttttcccaccaGTTTTCAGTTGGAAACTATGCATTTTCCCATGTTCTCTTAGAGGTTGTCCTCAGCATTTCCACCTATTGGCTCCTTTGCCCTGAGCTCTTAGAGCAGTCGCACCCCAGCCCGCCGGCGGCACGCAAGACGCTTTCCCTGGGTGACCCCGCCTGTGTGCTCTGCCCCCCAGGTCATCGAGGTGATTGCTGGCGTCTCTGCCGTCCTGGGCGGTGTCATTGCTCTGAACGTGGACGACGCTGTCTCGGGGCCGCACCTCTCAGTGACGTTCTTTTGGATCTTAGTGGCCGTGAGTACCTCTGGTGGCCTCATGGTCTGATGAGCAAGTCTGTCGTCACTGACAGCAGGGGACGTTGCTCGTGTCGAACAGAAGTGCCCAGCGTCTCCCCTCTGCAGCCACGGGCGGCCTTGGCAGGTGTGGGCTCCTCACTGCCGTGTGGAATGGTTAAGACCGACCCCTGCGTGCCCTGTGCTCCCAGATGTGGTCACCCCGGGGCTGCTTTGCCTCGTCCCTGGGTCGCATGGGGCGCCTGCAGGAGGGCTGGTTTGTCCCACCTGCTGTCCAGGGCCATCCCGTCTGAGTGGACAGGACACAGGGAGCATCCCTGGCCTCGTCCTCCTGCTCTCCTGGAGGTGCTGCCTGCCAGCTTGTGAATTCAGCCACAGGAAGGGGGTACTGGTGTCTCTCTGGAGTCCTGCTGCCTCCCAGGGCTCAGAGCAACCCCGTGGGCGCCTGTGCCCAGCCTGGCCGAGCCCTGGGAATGATGGCCAAGGGCCCTCCCAAGGACTggagcctggggagagggagcacGTGGGGAGGACGGTGTGGCCGTCATCCCCAGAccagcctccctgggcctctctctctgcaggtgCCCCCTACGCCCCCAGATGTGGAATGCGGAGAGGAAAGGATCACGGGTGGTCCCTGGTAGGGAGGGGTGGTCTGGGAACAGTAGGAGAGGCCAAGGTCATAGACCAGGCCAGAGTCTAGGGCTTGGGGCCTGACTGGGAGCCTGTTCCTGTGGCGTCCCCGGgccagtggtgtgtgtgtgtgtgtgtgtgtgtgtgcgcgcgcgcgcgaaCAGCTCCCCGCCACAGGCCAGTTTCCTGCTGtccagggcctggggctggaggaaCCACCCAGCAAACCTGAGCCCTGCTCCGGCATGCTGGGGTCACTGCGTTTCTTCCTAAGCGACTTCTCCGCGTCCTGAGGTCCCCCTCTGCTTCCGACCAGAGAGCTTGCTGGAGCACATTCACCCCAGGCTCCGGGCCAGCCCCATTCGCCCCTGCAGCCATGCGCACACCCCTGTGGAGACCGGCCGTCCGAGGGctgctcctccctgtcctcctgctgTAGAGCCTGCTGTGTCCCGCTCACCCTCAAGCCAGAGCCCTAAGCCAGTGCAGACGCCATCCCAGTGTCCAGGGGTCCGAGCCGTGCCCACCCAGGGCGTGGGTGTGTCCCTCCCCGTGTGGGTGTGTGGCTAACCAGCACCTGCACACACTTGGGTCCAAGGGCTCAGTCGGCTCAGcaggcccagccctgctctcctTGGGAAGGACGtgtcctcctgcttccctccctcctggaCTGTGTGACCCAGATGGCGTCAGAGTAAATCCATCCATTCAGTAAGATGAAGCAGACCTGTGTCACCGAAGGGGCAGGGGACCTCCGCCGTGGAGCAGTCAGTGCGGCGGGTGGTCCTGGGGGCCTCTGAGTCCACCCGGCTGAGGCCAGCCTGCAGCGAGCCGGTGCGCTCTTCAGAAATGCCCACGTCTGACCGTGGAGGGCGAGGGTCTCTGGTCAGCGCAAAGCAGGGTCACAGAGACGGCCGGATGTTACTGGGCGATGGGGCGGATGTGGACGCAGCAGTGCTGTTGAACCCGTGGGAGCGCTGCATGGTGGGTGCCAGCAGAGCGCGGTCCCCGAGGACATCTCTGCGTCAACAGGCTCGCACACAGCTGCCGGGGGCCAGGCAGCCCGGCTCGGCCAACGGAGTAACCCTGGGGGGGCTCCCCCAGCTCCTCCACAGCCTTGCAGAGCCGCCCCTCTCCTGTCCgtcccagccccagcccgccGGCCCCCGAAACAGGAGCGCGCAGGGAGCAGTTGTCCCCACCAGCCCCTCTGAGGCCGTGTTCTCTCTCCTCCTAGTGTTTCCCCAGTGCTATCGCCAGTCACGTCACCGCCGAGTGCCCCAGCAGGTGTCTGGTAAGTGCGGCCCCGCCTGGCCCCTTCCCTAGCTCTCCCccatggcagcagcagcaggaaccGGGTGgcggggtgggcagggaggcTTGGCGGGTGCTGTTTGGAGGGTGGGACTATCTGCGGAAATGTGGAGGGTCCCGAGACAGTCCTGGGACTCGGCGGGGCAGACGCCGGCCTGCCAGCCTCAGCCTGCGTCCTGCGTCTTGTCCCGTGACCCGCTGTCGGACAGCGACAGACACTCAGTTTGGGCCCCAACTCCCCGCACTCATACTTTGAGCCCCGTGTGCCCGGCGGCCCGGCCCAGCCGGCGGCACAGTCTGCGCACCACTGCGAGAGGCCAGCTGCACGTGTGTCCCTCTCCCAACAGAGTGGGTCGGTGTGAGGAAGCTGGGGGGACTTGGAGTTCACGGGAGACCAAGCTCAGACCCTAGCAGGAGCCTCGGGCGGAGTGCAGACGCCAGTGTCCGCCCGCGCCTGTGCCGGCTGTGGCTCCCGGGCCCGCTGGCCCGGCCGAGCCGAGCGCCCATCTTCTCCCGCAGGTGGAGATGCTGATCGCCATCTGCAGCCTCACTTCCCCGCTGCTGTTCACCGCCTCTGGGTATCTGTCGTTCAGCATCATGAGAATCCTGGAGATCTTCAAAGACTACCCGCCGGCCGTGGAGGTATGTGCTCCTTTCGCTCGGAACCCCGTGTGGACGTGGCCTTGCTGCCCCGTGGGCTGTGCGGGAGGGTCTCCCAGGACAGGAGGCCTGGCCAAGCGTCAGCCTGCTGGAGCTGCTCCCACATGTGGCCTGAGCAGCCCTGGACTCGCTTCTGTGGGACAGCCAGGTGTCCATGCTCCTGCTCGGATGCCCAGGCCGCCCCAGCCCTGCTCCGCGCAGGTTGCTGTTTCAAAGTTTAGGCCGTTCTGTCTGGTGTCGCAGTGCACCCGGACACCCCTTCTTCACGGCTCTCTTGGAGATTCTCGGCCCTTGCTGCTCCCGTGACCGCGGTAGAACCCGCTCTCCGTGTGGGTGTGTGACATGCTTGTTGGAATTCCATTTCATCTCTAGACAAATTTGAGGAGAATTGAGGGCCTTTCCACAAACATGCGGACTTTCCCAGTCCCTCCGTGGGCTCAGACACACGGCCCCAGGCTTGTTGCTGAGGTAACTCGGCTTGTTGCCGGTGCGTGTGCTGTTTGTTCCCAGGAGTCTGTCATGAGAAATttcagacacacagacagacggAAAGACTCCTGAGCACCAAGATCCCCAGCAGCTGCATGCCGTTTGCACACGTGTGTTCACACGACGGCTGGGAGCACACACGCAGGCATGTCGTTTTTCAGAAGCATCTGAAGGGACTGGCCAGGGTCTGACAGCGGGACCTTCCCCGCGAGGACTTCGGCATTTCCGGAAGGACTTCCTCCTACACGCCCACAGCCCCACGCGGCAGTCACGGGCCTGAAATCACGCAGTGTGGCCTTCGGGCAGTGCACACAGACCAGCCCGAGGGCGTGCCTCCCGGGGGAAGCTTCTGGAGCGGGACTGGCTGAGTCTGTCATCAGTGGTCCCCGCCTCTGCCCCCGCACACTGACTCTTGGAGTCCAGGCTAAGTGTCTGGAAGAAGTTCGCGCGTGTGGGTCCGTTTCCTGGGATGCCGGTGGGAGCAGGGTCCGGGGCATGTGCGGTCACCTCCGCCTGGCTCGGCAGCAGCTGCCAAAGCGCTCGGGCCGGGGCTGGGGTCGGGGCCTCTCGAGGGTCGGAAACAACCATGACCGAGTGTGAGCCTGCGGCACGGGTCCCAGCACCTGGCGCAGGCCCTGGCGGCCGGCCTCGCCCGAGCCATTGTTCTACACGGAGGGGTGAGGAAGGGTGACGGACGCCTGGGTCTCGTGTCCATGGCTCCGACGAGCTGGTATGCAGCGTGACGCGCGCTGTGACAGGTAGTGCCCTTCCCTTCCAAGCGCCACCGCGGACTCACGGCTTTCGTCCTCTACGCGCTGCTGGGCCCGAGGTGGCCCAGCCAAGGCTGGAGGGAGCACCCGTTCCTCCACAGCCTGGCACTGGGGCTTGTCACTGGATTTGCCACGCAGGGGAGGCCGTGCGCTGGTGTGGCTGCCGTGGGCTTCTCTCTGGACACACGTGGCCTTGGACTGTGTGTGACGGTGCTTTGCGTCTGTGTCTTGCCCACTTTCCGGGGGTCTTGCGCTCAACCGGTATTTGGGAGACCGGCGCTGTCTGCACTGGGTCCAGACACTGGCCCCCAACCAGCAGCTGTGACTTCTGTCCTGAGGACGTCTCTGTTTATGCTGTTAAGTTGGTCAgtcttttcctttgctgtttctGGAGTTTCCATCGCTGTGAGAAAGGCTGGTGCTTGCATCTGGCAGGAGCTGACCTGGAGCACGAGGCTGTGAGACGCCGGGGACTGGAAcgtctcccttccctgcccttcgGGGGCACGCGGCCCTGCTTGCAGCGGAGCTCCCGGCCCTACCGGCCTGTTTCTGCGCCCGCCACTCTCACACGTAGCCAGTGCCGCGGGGTGCTGGTCCTGGAAGTTTGCCGACCGGCTTCACGTTTGACCCAGCCTTTTGCCTGCTTAGCTGTCACCGCTTCTCAGTGTCCCCTgagttgtgtgtttgttttcctgtgtgGGTTTTAACATCAAGCTGCTTGGCTccaaaagcactttttttttttttttttttttaaactgggctgTGGATAGATTTGTACGTTAACTTGAGAAGCAGTGTTTCCCCAGTGACACTGTGCGGAGCTGGGGTTTTGTGTCTCTGCCGAAGGTCGCCTGGGCTGGGAGGGCCGGGGGCGCCCCAGGATCCTTTGCTCGCCaaggctccctctgcctcccgtCCCCCTGCTGGTGCCAGGCGCTCCTCAGAAGCCTTTTTTCCAGCAGTCGCCAGGCTCAGCTCCTCAGCTCCGGGGGAAGGTGGATGCGTTCGTGGGCCGTGGCCCGGGCGTCCCAGGGCTGCTTCCACACAGCTGGGGGCTCCACCCCACGGGGACgccctctgtgtcttcacatggggCTCTATGGGCGGAGGTGTCAGGGCACTGGAGACTAGGCGGGGAGCCCCGGGGCCATCTTCGTGTCCTCTGTCAAACCCAGGGCTGCAGAGCCTCCTGTTGGTGAGACAGAAATCCTTGTGCAGAAGGGCTGGTACCTGGATTGAGTCACAGTAGCTCAGCTGCGTCCTCAGCCTGGGGCCCAGGCACTGCCTGCACGGCCTCCCTTGGCCGGCGGAAGCAGTCTGTCCCACGCAGGCCGCAGGCCGGGGAGCCCGGGAGCCCTGGCGGGCTACGCCGCTCACCACCCTGTTCCCCGCAGCGATCCTACGAcgtgttgctgctgctgctgctgctggcgcTGCTGCTCCAGGCCAGCCTCAACACGGGCACCGTCATGCAGTGCGTGCGCTTCAAGCTGGCCGCGTCCTGGGACACGGTGCAGGCCGGCCCGCCGGAGCGCCCTGCGGGGGAGGTGAGCGGCCGTGGGGACCGTCCCGGCTGGTGGGGCGGCTCAGTGCTCACATCTGTTCCTGAAAAGGTGTTGTGCACCGAGCTCACGCAGACACGGACAGGAAGTTGCTCAGGACCCACGCAGGTCGTGGGGGTCCTACCCCGGCCCCTCTCGGGAGCAGCCACCCACCCCGACAGGTGTGGTGTCAGTGACCTCGGCCGGCAGGCTCTGGAGGTTGATGCCAGCCCCTCCGCCCAGCTCGAGGCCCTCATGGCTGGCAGGCTGCGGGTCAGTGCGCTCCCCGTGAGGTGTTCATGCTGTGGACTGGCCTTTGTGCCTGCCCGAGCTCCCGCCGTGGGTCCCGCTCAGCGAGCCGGGCCCTCCGTCTtgccctgtgctctctctcactgagaTCCACGGCCATTTCCTCTCCTGCTTTTTATCTGTGAGGGCTGGTCTCCCGCACGGACGGGTCGGCGTTGCCCCCAGGACCTACCAGAGACCCACCTTGTCTGGGTGGGGCACCTCTGTGTTGACTGCTGAGTTAGCGCTCCCAGCAGTTTCCAAAACAGCAGGTGCAGAGGCCCAGGGGGCCTGTTCCCGTCTGCTGACCTTGGCCTCAAGTATTCTCCTCAGGCCCCTTCTCTGCAGGGGTgctggccccctccccccaggaagaGTTTGGAGGCCCTCACCCACCCTGTTGATTCCTGCACTTTGGTGTCTGTTTATTGGGTGCCTGCTGTATGCAGATGCTTGTGCTGCAGGTGCTGGATGTCTGTGGGGCAGACGCCCGAGTGGCCTCCCCCCCCGCCCACCGCCCAGCTGTgtacctgggggggggggatgtgggaggtggaggggcgggggcgtccatggcctccccacccccggggTCCTGTGCGGTTTCCTGTGTTGTCACAGATGAGAGCAGCTCTCCAGTGAACAGCTTTCCAGCCTGCCTGCTGCCGCGGGGGTGCGGGCGCAGGGGAAGTAACACTCTGCCTGTTTGGCCACAGGTGTCCAGAAGCCCCCTGAAGGAGTTCGACAAGGAGAAAGCCTGGCGGGCCGTCGTGGTGCAGATGGCCCAGTGAGCACGGGCTGG harbors:
- the MLC1 gene encoding membrane protein MLC1 isoform X1 → MALPPFCFCVNSSCWKPRLLTPRRPGPEPPEVHGVFLRTIFLFLRAASSTSTLQSRPESTIVFLLVRQWQPRGPGSRGPVASNAGVCSPSTMTREEQSREELSYDRTPTLERARPEAGSYGPDAKPSELQLATRLPPCLTHKTWVLSVLMGSCLLVTSGFSLYLGNVFPSEMDYLRCAAGSCLPSAIVSFGVSRRNIRAIPNFQILFVSTFAITTTCLIWFGCKLVVKPSAIDINFNLILLLLLEIFMAATVIISARSSEAPRKQKGPMPDGTNMLYEVPFPARVLKSYSVIEVIAGVSAVLGGVIALNVDDAVSGPHLSVTFFWILVACFPSAIASHVTAECPSRCLVEMLIAICSLTSPLLFTASGYLSFSIMRILEIFKDYPPAVERSYDVLLLLLLLALLLQASLNTGTVMQCVRFKLAASWDTVQAGPPERPAGEVSRSPLKEFDKEKAWRAVVVQMAQ
- the MLC1 gene encoding membrane protein MLC1 isoform X2, yielding MTREEQSREELSYDRTPTLERARPEAGSYGPDAKPSELQLATRLPPCLTHKTWVLSVLMGSCLLVTSGFSLYLGNVFPSEMDYLRCAAGSCLPSAIVSFGVSRRNIRAIPNFQILFVSTFAITTTCLIWFGCKLVVKPSAIDINFNLILLLLLEIFMAATVIISARSSEAPRKQKGPMPDGTNMLYEVPFPARVLKSYSVIEVIAGVSAVLGGVIALNVDDAVSGPHLSVTFFWILVACFPSAIASHVTAECPSRCLVEMLIAICSLTSPLLFTASGYLSFSIMRILEIFKDYPPAVERSYDVLLLLLLLALLLQASLNTGTVMQCVRFKLAASWDTVQAGPPERPAGEVSRSPLKEFDKEKAWRAVVVQMAQ